The following coding sequences lie in one Alosa alosa isolate M-15738 ecotype Scorff River chromosome 21, AALO_Geno_1.1, whole genome shotgun sequence genomic window:
- the c1galt1c1 gene encoding C1GALT1-specific chaperone 1, with amino-acid sequence MISEGSSFIKGMALGAVFCLLLAIMGSFSPIQPSSPDAEEEHHHHHVIAPSNKDMQLLSEAHMLELSQKVRVYCAIMVTPKVLVHWAAVNETWAKHCDKTAYYSSESSKALESIDLQEQDEWARIRKALMHAYENAGNLRWFFMARPTTFAIIENLKYLILDKDPSQPFYLGRSQNSGELEYVEYDSGIAFSYEALRRLMEVLKSDDLCPEQSRSLWKVSEEKQLAICLKMRRAPPSGGGHGRVSLFNSQSINALITESIAQHPDKVLESCCSDMAISFSGMSPSQMQVMMYGVYRLRPYGHDFHDSMIFLPPKGSDND; translated from the coding sequence ATGATATCAGAAGGCAGTTCCTTCATAAAGGGCATGGCACTGGGAGCTGTATTTTGCTTGTTGCTTGCCATAATGGGGAGTTTCAGCCCAATTCAGCCCAGCTCTCCAGATGCTGAAGAggagcaccaccaccaccacgtcaTCGCACCGAGCAACAAGGACATGCAGCTGCTGAGCGAGGCACACATGCTGGAACTGAGCCAGAAGGTGCGGGTGTACTGCGCCATCATGGTCACGCCCAAGGTCCTGGTTCACTGGGCAGCAGTCAATGAGACTTGGGCGAAGCATTGTGACAAGACGGCCTACTACAGCTCAGAATCCTCCAAAGCCTTAGAGTCGATTGACCTGCAGGAGCAGGATGAGTGGGCAAGGATCCGAAAGGCCCTGATGCACGCGTACGAGAATGCTGGGAACCTGCGCTGGTTCTTCATGGCTCGCCCTACCACATTTGCCATCATCGAGAACCTGAAATACCTGATTCTGGATAAGGACCCCTCTCAGCCATTCTACCTGGGGCGCTCGCAGAACTCCGGGGAGCTCGAGTACGTGGAATACGATAGCGGCATTGCGTTCAGCTACGAGGCGCTGCGACGGCTCATGGAGGTGTTGAAGAGCGATGACCTCTGCCCGGAGCAGAGTCGCAGCCTCTGGAAGGTCAGCGAGGAGAAGCAGCTGGCCATCTGCCTCAAAATGCGGCGTGCGCCGCCGAGCGGGGGAGGGCACGGGCGCGTGAGCCTCTTCAACAGCCAGAGCATTAACGCCCTCATCACGGAGAGCATCGCGCAGCACCCCGACAAAGTGCTGGAGAGCTGCTGCTCAGACATGGCCATCAGCTTCAGCGGCATGTCGCCCAGCCAGATGCAGGTCATGATGTACGGCGTCTACAGGCTCCGGCCATATGGACATGACTTCCATGACTCGATGATATTTCTGCCTCCCAAGGGGTCAGATAATGACTGA
- the gcna gene encoding germ cell nuclear acidic protein isoform X1 — protein MLSWVTLTAKMNRRIVSTCLSKQVHVLELSDEDSSGKENCFGKGGGHQNRVVIDSSDGEFDKILEKLKTRTTVPKKCRSSAKKISKQISNPCSDDSFESLLTRVKTPKSAPRKGSVSKHDGLKAINVDSSSDDDSVLETKKPSVSQAKSNIKPFQVSHQFNSPFTNAIKTTYLHPNPKQCCDDPVMSVTTPIQSSAPPKTSVSRQPSASSDSDGSFEEFLNRVKTPKAQLRKASVSGSEDSLKNFIVDSSDDDDFVFESRKPPANNGSTKSKPPPELSPQVERRPLSNYDSPVFLTDDDDDYADGVAITSTWKSRHTKSTSVTPRSVAAPAPSSAPPKSSQIKLSGWVSSDEEEVESLMDRLKKNLRLNSDRAQTPKNKPEPKQKPCLSDSSVKGKIQPKHRREKGAESNHTPVQPPKIPLVSQTEPRATNGSRANACKVPGCFLQSLSDPTSSYCRSFKQNKEELTSKLYRLYNTSVFESKLPADMSVTWCNKMRKTAGFCITGQERGTGVRYARIRLSVKVCDSADRLRDTLVHEMCHAAPWLIHNVRDGHGPIWKMFARKATLAHPELPMVSRCHSYDIKYKFQYQCNRCKNTIGRHSKSLDTQRFVCALCTGQLVLLTPANSRGPTPFAIYVKENYKTIRQQLTGQSHGDVMRKLSADFASKTRLSES, from the exons ATGCTCAGCTGGGTCACTCTAACG GCTAAGATGAACAGACGGATTGTTTCCACTTGCCTTAGTAAACAGGTCCACGTCCTCGAACTCTCTGACGAGGACAGCTCAGGAAAAGAGAATTGTTTTGGGAAAGGAGGAGGTCATCAAAATCGAGTTGTAATCGACTCAAGTGACGGAGAATTTGATaaaa TTTTGGAAAAGCTTAAAACTCGAACAACTGTTCCCAAAAAGTGCCGATCATCTGCTAAGAAAATCAG TAAACAGATTTCAAACCCATGCAGTGATGACAGCTTTGAGTCAT TATTGACCCGTGTCAAGACTCCTAAGTCAGCACCAAGAAAAGGTTCCGTCAGTAAACATGATGG TCTGAAAGCAATCAATGTGGACTCATCTTCTGATGATGACTCTGTCCTTGAGACCAAGAAACCCTCTGTTTCCCAAG CCAAGTCAAACATCAAGCCTTTTCAAGTCTCACATCAATTCAACTCTCCATTCACAAATGCCATCAAGACTACCTATTTACACCCCAACCCAAAGCAGTGTTGCGATGATCCTGTTATGTCAGTCACAACTCCCATCCAATCATCTGCTCCTCCGAAGACTAGCGTTTCTAGACAGCCATCTGCGAGTTCAGACAGTGATGGGAGCTTTGAGGAGT TTTTAAACCGGGTGAAGACGCCGAAGGCACAACTAAGAAAAGCGTCAGTCAGTGGGAGTGAAGACAG tttgaAAAATTTCATTGTGGATTCTTCAGATGatgatgactttgtttttgagtCAAGGAAGCCTCCAGCCAACAACG GTAGCACCAAATCCAAACCTCCTCCTGAGCTTTCACCACAAGTTGAGAGACGACCCCTCTCAAACTATGACTCCCCTGTCTTCCTCactgatgatgacgatgactATGCAGATGGAGTCGCCATCACAAGCACTTGGAAGAGCCGCCACACCAAGTCTACATCAGTGACCCCTCGCTCAGTCGCCGCTCCCGCCCCATCCTCTGCTCCTCCAAAGTCCAGTCAGATTAAACTGAGTGGCTGGGTCAGCTCAGATGAAGAGGAGGTTGAGTCTTTAATGGACCGCCTCAAAAAGAACTTAAGGCTAAATAGTGACCGTGCCcaaactcctaaaaataagccag AGCCTAAGCAGAAGCCCTGCCTGTCCGATTCATCTGTAAAGGGAAAAATCCAACCAAAACACAGACGTGAGAAGGGAGCTGAGAGTAACCACACGCCTGTGCAACCTCCAAAAATCCCACTTGTCAGTCAGACGGAGCCCAGAGCCACCAACGGAAGCAG GGCTAATGCCTGTAAAGTCCCAGGCTGTTTCCTGCAGTCTCTATCGGACCCTACATCATCTTACTGCCGCAGTTTCAAGCAGAACAAGGAAGAACTTACCAGCAAACTGTATCGTCTGTACAACACCAGTGTTTTCGAGAGCAAG CTCCCAGCCGACATGTCCGTCACTTGGTGCAATAAGATGAGGAAGACGGCAGGATTCTGCATCACAGGCCAGGAGCGTGGCACAGGCGTTCGTTATGCACGTATAAGACTGTCTGTCAAAGTCTGTGACTCTGCAG ACCGTCTGAGGGACACCCTGGTCCATGAAATGTGCCACGCCGCCCCCTGGCTTATCCACAACGTGCGGGATGGCCATGGACCCATCTGGAAAATGTTTGCCCGGAAAGCCACGCTGGCCCATCCCGAGCTGCCTATGGTCAGCCGCTGCCACAGTTACGACATCAAGTACAAGTTCCAGTACCAGTGCAACCGCTGCAAGAATAC CATTGGACGGCACTCCAAGTCACTGGACACCCAGAGGTTTGTGTGCGCTCTCTGCACAGGTCAGCTGGTGCTGCTCACGCCCGCCAATTCCCGCGGACCCACGCCTTTCGCAATCTACGTGAAGGAGAACTACAAGACAATCCGGCAGCAGCTGACTGGCCAGAGTCACGGGGACGTCATGCGCAAGCTCAGCGCGGACTTTGCCAGCAAGACGCGTCTCAGCGAGAGCTGA
- the mcts1 gene encoding malignant T-cell-amplified sequence 1, with protein MFKKFDEKENVSNCIQLKTSVIKGIKNQLLDQFPDIDAWLNQIMPKKDPVKIVRCHEHIEILTVNGELLFFRQREGPFYPTLRLLHKFPFILPHQQVDKGAIKFVLSGANIMCPGLTSPGAKLYPADSDKVVAIMAEGKQHALCVGVMKMSADDIERVNKGIGIENVHYLNDGLWHMKTYK; from the exons atgtttaaaaa ATTTGATGAAAAGGAAAATGTTTCCAACTGCATTCAGCTGAAGACATCAGTGATCAAGGGAATCAAAAATCAGCTGTTGGACCAGTTTCCTGACATTGACGCATGGCTCAATCAAATCATGCCAAAAAAAGATCCGGTTAAAATCGTGAGATG TCATGAACATATTGAAATCCTCACAGTAAATGGAGAGCTCCTCTTCTTTAGACAAAGAGAGGGGCCATTTTACCCAACCCTCAGACTGCTGCACAAAT TTCCCTTTATTCTTCCTCATCAACAAGTTGACAAAGGGGCCATTAAATTTGTCCTGAGTGGAGCTAATATCATGTGCCCAGGGCTGACGTCTCCCGGAGCCAAGCTTTACCCTGCTGATTCAGACAAAGTAGTT GCAATAATGGCAGAAGGCAAGCAGCATGCACTATGTGTTGGAGTGATGAAGATGTCTGCAGATGACAT AGAACGAGTGAACAAAGGTATCGGTATTGAAAATGTTCACTATCTCAATGATGGACTGTGGCACATGAAGACGTATAAGTGA
- the gcna gene encoding germ cell nuclear acidic protein isoform X2, whose translation MYEEAKMNRRIVSTCLSKQVHVLELSDEDSSGKENCFGKGGGHQNRVVIDSSDGEFDKILEKLKTRTTVPKKCRSSAKKISKQISNPCSDDSFESLLTRVKTPKSAPRKGSVSKHDGLKAINVDSSSDDDSVLETKKPSVSQAKSNIKPFQVSHQFNSPFTNAIKTTYLHPNPKQCCDDPVMSVTTPIQSSAPPKTSVSRQPSASSDSDGSFEEFLNRVKTPKAQLRKASVSGSEDSLKNFIVDSSDDDDFVFESRKPPANNGSTKSKPPPELSPQVERRPLSNYDSPVFLTDDDDDYADGVAITSTWKSRHTKSTSVTPRSVAAPAPSSAPPKSSQIKLSGWVSSDEEEVESLMDRLKKNLRLNSDRAQTPKNKPEPKQKPCLSDSSVKGKIQPKHRREKGAESNHTPVQPPKIPLVSQTEPRATNGSRANACKVPGCFLQSLSDPTSSYCRSFKQNKEELTSKLYRLYNTSVFESKLPADMSVTWCNKMRKTAGFCITGQERGTGVRYARIRLSVKVCDSADRLRDTLVHEMCHAAPWLIHNVRDGHGPIWKMFARKATLAHPELPMVSRCHSYDIKYKFQYQCNRCKNTIGRHSKSLDTQRFVCALCTGQLVLLTPANSRGPTPFAIYVKENYKTIRQQLTGQSHGDVMRKLSADFASKTRLSES comes from the exons ATGTATGAGGAG GCTAAGATGAACAGACGGATTGTTTCCACTTGCCTTAGTAAACAGGTCCACGTCCTCGAACTCTCTGACGAGGACAGCTCAGGAAAAGAGAATTGTTTTGGGAAAGGAGGAGGTCATCAAAATCGAGTTGTAATCGACTCAAGTGACGGAGAATTTGATaaaa TTTTGGAAAAGCTTAAAACTCGAACAACTGTTCCCAAAAAGTGCCGATCATCTGCTAAGAAAATCAG TAAACAGATTTCAAACCCATGCAGTGATGACAGCTTTGAGTCAT TATTGACCCGTGTCAAGACTCCTAAGTCAGCACCAAGAAAAGGTTCCGTCAGTAAACATGATGG TCTGAAAGCAATCAATGTGGACTCATCTTCTGATGATGACTCTGTCCTTGAGACCAAGAAACCCTCTGTTTCCCAAG CCAAGTCAAACATCAAGCCTTTTCAAGTCTCACATCAATTCAACTCTCCATTCACAAATGCCATCAAGACTACCTATTTACACCCCAACCCAAAGCAGTGTTGCGATGATCCTGTTATGTCAGTCACAACTCCCATCCAATCATCTGCTCCTCCGAAGACTAGCGTTTCTAGACAGCCATCTGCGAGTTCAGACAGTGATGGGAGCTTTGAGGAGT TTTTAAACCGGGTGAAGACGCCGAAGGCACAACTAAGAAAAGCGTCAGTCAGTGGGAGTGAAGACAG tttgaAAAATTTCATTGTGGATTCTTCAGATGatgatgactttgtttttgagtCAAGGAAGCCTCCAGCCAACAACG GTAGCACCAAATCCAAACCTCCTCCTGAGCTTTCACCACAAGTTGAGAGACGACCCCTCTCAAACTATGACTCCCCTGTCTTCCTCactgatgatgacgatgactATGCAGATGGAGTCGCCATCACAAGCACTTGGAAGAGCCGCCACACCAAGTCTACATCAGTGACCCCTCGCTCAGTCGCCGCTCCCGCCCCATCCTCTGCTCCTCCAAAGTCCAGTCAGATTAAACTGAGTGGCTGGGTCAGCTCAGATGAAGAGGAGGTTGAGTCTTTAATGGACCGCCTCAAAAAGAACTTAAGGCTAAATAGTGACCGTGCCcaaactcctaaaaataagccag AGCCTAAGCAGAAGCCCTGCCTGTCCGATTCATCTGTAAAGGGAAAAATCCAACCAAAACACAGACGTGAGAAGGGAGCTGAGAGTAACCACACGCCTGTGCAACCTCCAAAAATCCCACTTGTCAGTCAGACGGAGCCCAGAGCCACCAACGGAAGCAG GGCTAATGCCTGTAAAGTCCCAGGCTGTTTCCTGCAGTCTCTATCGGACCCTACATCATCTTACTGCCGCAGTTTCAAGCAGAACAAGGAAGAACTTACCAGCAAACTGTATCGTCTGTACAACACCAGTGTTTTCGAGAGCAAG CTCCCAGCCGACATGTCCGTCACTTGGTGCAATAAGATGAGGAAGACGGCAGGATTCTGCATCACAGGCCAGGAGCGTGGCACAGGCGTTCGTTATGCACGTATAAGACTGTCTGTCAAAGTCTGTGACTCTGCAG ACCGTCTGAGGGACACCCTGGTCCATGAAATGTGCCACGCCGCCCCCTGGCTTATCCACAACGTGCGGGATGGCCATGGACCCATCTGGAAAATGTTTGCCCGGAAAGCCACGCTGGCCCATCCCGAGCTGCCTATGGTCAGCCGCTGCCACAGTTACGACATCAAGTACAAGTTCCAGTACCAGTGCAACCGCTGCAAGAATAC CATTGGACGGCACTCCAAGTCACTGGACACCCAGAGGTTTGTGTGCGCTCTCTGCACAGGTCAGCTGGTGCTGCTCACGCCCGCCAATTCCCGCGGACCCACGCCTTTCGCAATCTACGTGAAGGAGAACTACAAGACAATCCGGCAGCAGCTGACTGGCCAGAGTCACGGGGACGTCATGCGCAAGCTCAGCGCGGACTTTGCCAGCAAGACGCGTCTCAGCGAGAGCTGA
- the LOC125286601 gene encoding beta-3 adrenergic receptor-like — protein sequence MKICNGTIVVSMDPHLYNIVSLTIACLICVGNMLLSIPLLVAICRSPSLLGKPRFLFLFHLLVCDALQLVIPLARAALLTSRLTMPVTQCVVLMSADQFLVMVALLLRAALSLDRCVAIRLPLHYEALLSPVRLRVVVVLVWTLPLLMSVVTMWVMLDRVHMDAAIPLCLLYVVVCGTLWDLGPVIIFYMAVSVLLLPVSFLTILGCFVLLCYQTRGQLCSQRTAGVTLAMQAVQMVIHAMSMVLSTTNLLSSEKNEQWSLATSITYTLGISLISLVYGYRSQELRCRLLKPLVCSQVNTSQ from the coding sequence ATGAAGATATGTAATGGCACCATAGTGGTGTCCATGGACCCCCACCTATATAACATTGTCAGCCTAACCATTGCGTGCTTGATCTGCGTGGGCAACATGCTCCTGAGCATTCCCCTGCTGGTGGCCATCTGCaggtctccctccctcctcggTAAGCCCcgcttcctcttcctcttccaccTGCTCGTCTGCGACGCCCTGCAGCTGGTCATCCCGCTGGCCAGGGCCGCCCTTCTCACCTCACGCCTCACCATGCCAGTGACCCAGTGCGTGGTCTTAATGTCCGCCGACCAGTTCTTGGTCATGGTGGCCCTCCTCCTGCGCGCCGCCCTGTCGCTGGATCGCTGCGTGGCCATCCGGCTGCCCCTGCACTACGAGGCGCTGCTGAGCCCCGTACGGCTGCGGGTGGTCGTGGTGCTCGTCTGGACATTGCCTCTGCTGATGAGCGTAGTGACCATGTGGGTGATGCTGGACCGCGTGCACATGGACGCGGCCATCCCACTCTGCCTCCTTTACGTGGTGGTCTGCGGGACCCTGTGGGACCTGGGGCCTGTGATTATTTTCTACATGGCGGTCAGCGTCTTGCTGCTGCCCGTCTCCTTTCTCACCATCCTCGGCTGCTTCGTGCTGCTCTGCTACCAAACGCGGGGGCAGCTCTGCTCACAGCGCACGGCCGGGGTCACGCTGGCCATGCAGGCCGTGCAGATGGTCATCCACGCCATGTCGATGGTGCTATCTACAACCAATCTCCTCAGCAGCGAGAAGAACGAACAGTGGTCCCTGGCCACCAGCATTACTTATACCCTGGGCATCTCGCTCATCTCGCTGGTCTATGGGTACCGCTCTCAAGAGCTGCGGTGCAGATTGCTGAAACCCCTTGTGTGCAGTCAAGTCAACACAAGTCAGTGA
- the gcna gene encoding germ cell nuclear acidic protein isoform X3, which produces MNRRIVSTCLSKQVHVLELSDEDSSGKENCFGKGGGHQNRVVIDSSDGEFDKILEKLKTRTTVPKKCRSSAKKISKQISNPCSDDSFESLLTRVKTPKSAPRKGSVSKHDGLKAINVDSSSDDDSVLETKKPSVSQAKSNIKPFQVSHQFNSPFTNAIKTTYLHPNPKQCCDDPVMSVTTPIQSSAPPKTSVSRQPSASSDSDGSFEEFLNRVKTPKAQLRKASVSGSEDSLKNFIVDSSDDDDFVFESRKPPANNGSTKSKPPPELSPQVERRPLSNYDSPVFLTDDDDDYADGVAITSTWKSRHTKSTSVTPRSVAAPAPSSAPPKSSQIKLSGWVSSDEEEVESLMDRLKKNLRLNSDRAQTPKNKPEPKQKPCLSDSSVKGKIQPKHRREKGAESNHTPVQPPKIPLVSQTEPRATNGSRANACKVPGCFLQSLSDPTSSYCRSFKQNKEELTSKLYRLYNTSVFESKLPADMSVTWCNKMRKTAGFCITGQERGTGVRYARIRLSVKVCDSADRLRDTLVHEMCHAAPWLIHNVRDGHGPIWKMFARKATLAHPELPMVSRCHSYDIKYKFQYQCNRCKNTIGRHSKSLDTQRFVCALCTGQLVLLTPANSRGPTPFAIYVKENYKTIRQQLTGQSHGDVMRKLSADFASKTRLSES; this is translated from the exons ATGAACAGACGGATTGTTTCCACTTGCCTTAGTAAACAGGTCCACGTCCTCGAACTCTCTGACGAGGACAGCTCAGGAAAAGAGAATTGTTTTGGGAAAGGAGGAGGTCATCAAAATCGAGTTGTAATCGACTCAAGTGACGGAGAATTTGATaaaa TTTTGGAAAAGCTTAAAACTCGAACAACTGTTCCCAAAAAGTGCCGATCATCTGCTAAGAAAATCAG TAAACAGATTTCAAACCCATGCAGTGATGACAGCTTTGAGTCAT TATTGACCCGTGTCAAGACTCCTAAGTCAGCACCAAGAAAAGGTTCCGTCAGTAAACATGATGG TCTGAAAGCAATCAATGTGGACTCATCTTCTGATGATGACTCTGTCCTTGAGACCAAGAAACCCTCTGTTTCCCAAG CCAAGTCAAACATCAAGCCTTTTCAAGTCTCACATCAATTCAACTCTCCATTCACAAATGCCATCAAGACTACCTATTTACACCCCAACCCAAAGCAGTGTTGCGATGATCCTGTTATGTCAGTCACAACTCCCATCCAATCATCTGCTCCTCCGAAGACTAGCGTTTCTAGACAGCCATCTGCGAGTTCAGACAGTGATGGGAGCTTTGAGGAGT TTTTAAACCGGGTGAAGACGCCGAAGGCACAACTAAGAAAAGCGTCAGTCAGTGGGAGTGAAGACAG tttgaAAAATTTCATTGTGGATTCTTCAGATGatgatgactttgtttttgagtCAAGGAAGCCTCCAGCCAACAACG GTAGCACCAAATCCAAACCTCCTCCTGAGCTTTCACCACAAGTTGAGAGACGACCCCTCTCAAACTATGACTCCCCTGTCTTCCTCactgatgatgacgatgactATGCAGATGGAGTCGCCATCACAAGCACTTGGAAGAGCCGCCACACCAAGTCTACATCAGTGACCCCTCGCTCAGTCGCCGCTCCCGCCCCATCCTCTGCTCCTCCAAAGTCCAGTCAGATTAAACTGAGTGGCTGGGTCAGCTCAGATGAAGAGGAGGTTGAGTCTTTAATGGACCGCCTCAAAAAGAACTTAAGGCTAAATAGTGACCGTGCCcaaactcctaaaaataagccag AGCCTAAGCAGAAGCCCTGCCTGTCCGATTCATCTGTAAAGGGAAAAATCCAACCAAAACACAGACGTGAGAAGGGAGCTGAGAGTAACCACACGCCTGTGCAACCTCCAAAAATCCCACTTGTCAGTCAGACGGAGCCCAGAGCCACCAACGGAAGCAG GGCTAATGCCTGTAAAGTCCCAGGCTGTTTCCTGCAGTCTCTATCGGACCCTACATCATCTTACTGCCGCAGTTTCAAGCAGAACAAGGAAGAACTTACCAGCAAACTGTATCGTCTGTACAACACCAGTGTTTTCGAGAGCAAG CTCCCAGCCGACATGTCCGTCACTTGGTGCAATAAGATGAGGAAGACGGCAGGATTCTGCATCACAGGCCAGGAGCGTGGCACAGGCGTTCGTTATGCACGTATAAGACTGTCTGTCAAAGTCTGTGACTCTGCAG ACCGTCTGAGGGACACCCTGGTCCATGAAATGTGCCACGCCGCCCCCTGGCTTATCCACAACGTGCGGGATGGCCATGGACCCATCTGGAAAATGTTTGCCCGGAAAGCCACGCTGGCCCATCCCGAGCTGCCTATGGTCAGCCGCTGCCACAGTTACGACATCAAGTACAAGTTCCAGTACCAGTGCAACCGCTGCAAGAATAC CATTGGACGGCACTCCAAGTCACTGGACACCCAGAGGTTTGTGTGCGCTCTCTGCACAGGTCAGCTGGTGCTGCTCACGCCCGCCAATTCCCGCGGACCCACGCCTTTCGCAATCTACGTGAAGGAGAACTACAAGACAATCCGGCAGCAGCTGACTGGCCAGAGTCACGGGGACGTCATGCGCAAGCTCAGCGCGGACTTTGCCAGCAAGACGCGTCTCAGCGAGAGCTGA
- the cetn2 gene encoding caltractin, which translates to MATSAKRPSLGAVAPRKKTSPKPELTEEQRQEIREAFELFDTEGSGHIDVKELKVAMRALGFEPKKEEIKKMITEVDKEGTGKISFNDFLSVMTQKMAEKDSKEEILKAFRLFDDDETGKISFRNLKRVAKELGENLTDEELQEMIDEADRDGDGEVNQQEFFRIMKKTSLY; encoded by the exons ATG GCCACCAGTGCCAAGAGGCCATCACTAGGGGCGGTAGCTCCACGCAAAAAAACTAGCCCCAAACCTGAACTTACAGAGGAACAGCGGCAGGAGATACGGGAGGCCTTTGAGCTCTTTGATACAGAGGGCTCTGGTCACATTGATGTAAAGGAACTGAAG GTGGCCATGAGAGCACTGGGGTTTGAGCCCAAGAAGGAGGAGATCAAGAAGATGATCACAGAAGTGGATAAGGAAGGCACTGGAAAAATCTCTTTCAATGATTTTCTCTCGGTTATGACTCAGAAAATG GCTGAGAAGGATTCTAAGGAGGAAATCCTTAAAGCTTTCCGGCTGTTTGATGATGACGAGACGGGGAAAATATCATTCCGCAACCTCAAGAGAGTGGCCAAAGAACTGGGAGAGAACCTCACAGATGAGGAGCTGCAG GAAATGATTGATGAggcagacagagatggagatgggGAGGTGAACCAGCAGGAGTTCTTTCGCATCATGAAGAAAACAAGCCTGTACTGA